The following are encoded in a window of Paenibacillaceae bacterium GAS479 genomic DNA:
- a CDS encoding Copper amine oxidase N-terminal domain-containing protein codes for MAMDKEPLGALKPAMLLAATAAIMLGGCGMQGERPYSDSNMRMQQLSQQLGAGSIVVGENRVAAVPMTSDVDGKVWVPLEHAAKALNMNLKEMRGSYAIGDTDAAYRLRVGERNAKSGSRNVQLPDAPRSIGGKPSITAESLTTLLESPVRWNASTRELSFTPVQDTADSSTQRGISMQMTDATRAEMIGEDEDADADYNMQASNSATKVVSAARKLLGTPYDFGAESYASTKSFDCSSFTQHVFDKVGVSLPRTAREQGQLGKKVSQNSLKAGDLLFFYTPGRFESNRVIGHVSIYIGNGKMIHTYGEPGVVEGQFNSYWKGRFLFAKRVL; via the coding sequence ATGGCAATGGACAAGGAGCCTTTAGGCGCACTCAAGCCGGCAATGTTGCTGGCTGCAACGGCAGCGATTATGCTCGGCGGATGCGGGATGCAGGGCGAGCGGCCCTATAGCGACTCGAATATGAGAATGCAGCAGCTATCTCAGCAATTGGGAGCAGGCTCCATTGTAGTTGGCGAAAACCGAGTAGCGGCTGTGCCGATGACATCGGATGTGGACGGAAAGGTATGGGTACCGCTGGAGCATGCGGCTAAAGCTTTGAACATGAATTTGAAGGAAATGCGCGGCAGCTATGCGATTGGGGATACGGATGCGGCGTATCGGCTTCGCGTAGGCGAACGCAACGCCAAGTCGGGCAGCCGGAACGTTCAGTTGCCGGATGCGCCGCGCTCCATCGGCGGCAAGCCGAGCATTACGGCCGAATCTCTGACTACGCTGCTGGAATCGCCCGTGCGCTGGAATGCATCCACCCGCGAGCTAAGCTTTACTCCGGTGCAGGATACTGCGGATTCCAGCACGCAGCGCGGCATTTCCATGCAGATGACGGATGCCACTCGGGCGGAGATGATTGGCGAAGATGAAGACGCAGACGCAGATTACAACATGCAAGCAAGCAATTCCGCAACCAAGGTTGTGTCTGCGGCTCGCAAGCTCCTTGGAACCCCGTATGATTTCGGAGCGGAAAGCTATGCGAGCACGAAAAGCTTCGACTGCTCTTCTTTTACACAGCATGTGTTCGATAAGGTTGGAGTTTCACTTCCACGCACCGCGCGCGAGCAGGGCCAACTCGGCAAAAAAGTCTCTCAGAATAGCTTGAAGGCGGGCGACTTGCTGTTTTTCTACACCCCTGGCCGCTTTGAGAGCAACCGGGTCATAGGCCATGTCAGCATCTATATCGGCAACGGCAAAATGATCCATACCTACGGAGAGCCAGGCGTCGTTGAAGGCCAGTTTAATAGCTATTGGAAAGGGCGCTTCCTATTCGCTAAGCGGGTTTTGTAG
- a CDS encoding glyoxalase family protein: MASGLKGIHHVSAMTAKASHNYEFYTQVMGMRLVKKTVNQDDTSMYHLFYGDDKGSPGTELTFFELPMMGRNRPGSASISAYSLRVASDEALSWWERRFDELGVDHDGQLERAGRMTLAFRDPEEQRVLLVSDEHNVGVAAGNPWSGGPVPVEYGITGLGPVQLTVRDAVPTLATLTDLLGFRRKGVYPSHMPGQPDVVIMEVGEGGSGAEVHVEERNDLERERLGRGGVHHVAFRVEDEHELRKWVQRISEAGYGNSGYVDRFYFRSLYFREPGGVLIELATDGPGFDTDEEQARLGEALSLPPFLEPHREAIEARLKPLATERAR, from the coding sequence ATGGCGAGCGGATTGAAGGGGATTCACCATGTATCGGCGATGACGGCGAAGGCTTCGCACAACTATGAGTTTTATACGCAGGTGATGGGCATGCGGCTCGTCAAAAAGACGGTCAATCAGGATGACACGAGCATGTACCATCTGTTCTACGGGGATGACAAGGGCAGTCCCGGCACGGAGCTGACGTTTTTCGAGCTGCCGATGATGGGCCGCAACCGTCCCGGTTCAGCGAGCATTTCCGCTTACTCGCTGCGAGTGGCTAGCGATGAGGCGCTGAGCTGGTGGGAGCGGCGGTTCGACGAACTAGGCGTTGACCATGACGGCCAGTTGGAGCGAGCCGGCCGCATGACGCTGGCGTTCCGTGATCCGGAGGAGCAGCGTGTGCTGCTCGTATCCGACGAGCATAACGTAGGTGTGGCGGCTGGTAACCCGTGGAGTGGAGGTCCGGTTCCAGTGGAGTACGGAATCACCGGCCTCGGTCCGGTGCAGCTGACGGTACGTGACGCTGTTCCTACGCTGGCGACACTCACAGATCTACTCGGCTTCCGCCGCAAAGGCGTTTATCCTTCCCATATGCCAGGGCAACCTGATGTTGTCATTATGGAGGTAGGCGAGGGGGGCAGCGGAGCAGAAGTCCACGTCGAGGAGCGCAATGACCTGGAGCGTGAGCGGCTAGGCCGCGGCGGCGTTCATCATGTAGCGTTCCGCGTAGAGGATGAGCATGAGCTGCGGAAATGGGTGCAGCGAATTAGTGAGGCTGGTTATGGCAACTCGGGGTACGTGGACCGCTTCTACTTCCGTTCTTTGTACTTCCGTGAGCCGGGCGGCGTTCTGATCGAGCTTGCGACGGACGGTCCGGGCTTCGACACCGACGAAGAACAGGCTCGGCTCGGTGAAGCGTTGTCGCTGCCACCGTTTTTAGAGCCGCATCGCGAGGCGATTGAAGCGCGGTTAAAGCCATTGGCGACAGAACGGGCAAGGTAA
- a CDS encoding transcriptional regulator, MarR family → MDQKRNDSETKTRIVEGLEPLEVQQPQSLPEEQELSLKLFVVLSKAYRSIMDQAIRDMKGHGLSPSEFTVLEVLYNKGRIPLQQIGEKILVTSGSVTYNIDKLEKKDLLRRIPCPEDRRVTFAELTDAGRELFDSIFPKHAEQIHRLTVGLNTEEKQQAAELLKKLGKGADAG, encoded by the coding sequence ATGGATCAGAAGCGGAATGACAGCGAGACGAAGACACGCATAGTTGAAGGCTTGGAGCCGCTTGAAGTGCAACAGCCGCAATCGCTACCGGAGGAACAGGAGCTGTCGCTGAAGCTGTTCGTCGTGCTCTCTAAAGCCTATCGCTCGATTATGGACCAGGCGATCCGCGATATGAAGGGTCATGGCCTATCTCCGTCGGAGTTTACGGTACTGGAAGTGCTCTACAATAAGGGACGCATTCCTCTGCAGCAGATCGGCGAGAAGATTCTGGTCACCAGCGGCAGTGTAACCTATAACATCGACAAATTGGAGAAAAAAGATCTGCTGCGACGAATTCCATGTCCCGAGGATAGAAGGGTTACCTTCGCGGAACTGACGGACGCAGGGCGAGAGTTGTTCGACTCCATTTTTCCGAAGCATGCCGAGCAAATTCACCGCCTGACAGTGGGATTGAACACGGAAGAGAAACAACAAGCAGCCGAACTGCTTAAAAAGTTAGGTAAGGGAGCGGATGCGGGGTAG
- a CDS encoding phospholipase/carboxylesterase: MSLDMIHVYQGGKNSQAPVLVLLHGTGGNEHDLLGLGAMISPDSAILSVRGKVLENGMPRFFRRLAEGVFDEEDLVLRTGELKAFLDAAAAEYGLDRSNMVAVGYSNGANIAASLIFHEQESFRGAVLHHPMVPRRGLQLPELTGMPVFIGAGRNDRICPPHETEELQVLLSGAGAEVELHWENFGHQLTSTEAQAAADWFKRTFNT; the protein is encoded by the coding sequence ATGAGCTTGGATATGATTCATGTTTATCAGGGGGGCAAAAACTCGCAAGCGCCAGTGCTCGTGCTGCTGCACGGAACTGGCGGTAACGAACATGATCTGCTCGGCTTAGGAGCGATGATTTCTCCGGATTCGGCGATACTTTCTGTGCGCGGAAAAGTGCTGGAAAACGGCATGCCCCGCTTCTTCCGCCGCTTGGCGGAGGGAGTATTCGATGAGGAGGATCTCGTCCTCCGTACGGGTGAGCTGAAGGCATTTCTGGATGCGGCGGCAGCGGAATACGGCCTTGATCGCAGCAATATGGTTGCTGTAGGTTACTCCAACGGTGCTAATATTGCGGCCAGCCTTATTTTTCATGAACAGGAGTCGTTCCGAGGAGCGGTGCTGCATCATCCCATGGTGCCGCGTCGCGGCTTACAGCTGCCCGAGCTGACCGGTATGCCGGTGTTCATCGGTGCAGGCAGGAATGACCGGATCTGCCCACCGCATGAAACAGAGGAGCTTCAAGTGCTGCTGAGCGGCGCCGGAGCGGAAGTTGAGCTGCACTGGGAGAACTTCGGGCATCAACTGACGTCAACGGAAGCCCAGGCGGCTGCAGATTGGTTTAAGAGAACGTTTAATACGTAA
- a CDS encoding cation/acetate symporter, with amino-acid sequence MNTAFLLFLLIVLGTLVITYYASKKTNTASEFYTAGGGLTGWQNGLAIAGDYMSAASFLGIAGMIALYGFDGFFYSIGFLVAYLVVLYLVAEPLRNLGRYTMADMIAARFNQSQIRGVAALNSIVISIFYMIAQLVGAGALISLLIPSLDYTTSVLIVGVLMTIYVVFGGMTATSWVQIIKCVLLIAGTLIISLIVFAKFDFNLGHMFTEMKTATGLKEAFLNPGNKFTSGLDTISLNLALVLGTAGLPHILIRFFTVKDAPTARKSVFVATWVIGIFYVMTLFLGFGAAAFVGEAAIVKANAAGNMAAPLLAKALGGEFLFAFVSAVAFATILAVVAGLVLSAASAFAHDFYSHILRKGKAKEKEQMRAAKLASVGVAVISIILALFAQKMNVAFLVALAFAVAASANLPVLLFTVFWKRFNTAGAITGMLSGLISSLFLVAISPNVWNPVAGKAILVGEPLIDLTNPGIISIPLGFLGAIVGTYLSSKTNEAKFDEVLVKANTGISELPTS; translated from the coding sequence ATGAATACCGCCTTCCTGCTCTTCCTGCTCATCGTGCTCGGCACGTTAGTCATTACTTATTACGCCTCCAAAAAAACGAATACAGCAAGTGAGTTTTACACCGCTGGCGGCGGGTTGACCGGTTGGCAAAACGGACTGGCCATCGCGGGCGATTATATGTCGGCAGCCTCATTCCTTGGCATCGCCGGTATGATTGCGCTGTATGGCTTTGATGGATTCTTTTATAGCATCGGCTTCCTTGTCGCTTATCTCGTCGTGCTCTATCTGGTAGCAGAGCCGCTTCGCAACCTTGGCCGTTACACGATGGCCGACATGATCGCGGCACGCTTCAATCAGTCGCAGATTCGCGGCGTCGCCGCGCTCAACTCGATTGTCATCTCGATCTTTTACATGATTGCTCAGCTGGTTGGAGCGGGTGCGCTTATTTCGCTGCTCATCCCAAGTCTGGATTACACTACTTCCGTGTTGATCGTCGGTGTGCTGATGACTATCTACGTTGTTTTTGGCGGCATGACGGCTACGAGTTGGGTGCAAATCATTAAGTGTGTGCTGTTGATTGCGGGTACGCTGATCATTTCCTTGATCGTATTCGCTAAGTTTGACTTTAACCTTGGCCATATGTTCACGGAGATGAAAACGGCGACCGGGCTCAAGGAAGCCTTCCTCAATCCCGGCAACAAATTCACCAGCGGGCTCGACACAATCTCGCTCAACTTGGCTCTCGTGCTTGGCACCGCAGGGCTGCCGCATATTCTGATTCGCTTTTTCACAGTTAAGGACGCGCCTACCGCACGCAAATCCGTCTTTGTTGCCACCTGGGTCATCGGTATCTTCTATGTTATGACGCTGTTTCTAGGCTTTGGTGCGGCAGCTTTTGTCGGCGAAGCCGCGATTGTGAAAGCCAATGCGGCCGGCAATATGGCGGCGCCGCTGCTGGCCAAAGCGCTCGGCGGAGAGTTCTTGTTCGCTTTCGTTTCGGCAGTCGCCTTCGCCACGATCCTCGCGGTCGTAGCCGGACTAGTTCTTTCGGCAGCTTCTGCCTTCGCCCATGATTTTTATAGCCATATTTTGCGCAAAGGTAAAGCGAAGGAAAAGGAGCAAATGCGCGCAGCTAAGCTCGCTTCGGTCGGCGTTGCTGTCATCTCCATCATTCTCGCGCTGTTCGCGCAGAAGATGAATGTGGCGTTCCTCGTAGCGCTCGCCTTCGCGGTCGCTGCCAGCGCCAACTTGCCAGTGCTGCTGTTCACCGTGTTCTGGAAAAGATTCAATACCGCAGGGGCCATCACCGGCATGCTGAGCGGCTTAATCAGCTCGTTGTTCCTTGTCGCCATAAGCCCGAACGTCTGGAACCCTGTCGCAGGCAAAGCGATTCTCGTAGGCGAGCCACTGATCGATCTGACTAATCCGGGCATCATTTCGATTCCGCTCGGCTTCCTCGGCGCCATCGTCGGCACATACTTGTCGTCCAAGACGAACGAGGCCAAGTTCGACGAGGTGCTCGTCAAAGCCAATACCGGCATCTCGGAGCTGCCGACTTCCTGA
- a CDS encoding GntR family transcriptional regulator, transcriptional repressor for pyruvate dehydrogenase complex — translation MKITSAKNHELVAAHMLKQIQNGVWKPSERLPSVVELAESYGVGRSTIREATSALKATGWLDVRHGGGTFVKAVLPSDPRSGADQLFQSANSLVELLEVRRVLESGAVRLTANRRSADELQRLSTILAQMRESLSHQDTAAGERADTDFHMAIASASGNALLASMMESLSERFEGTIRQTRELRFYREQGVAERLLEEHEGIFEAIEQRNAELAEARLSRHLDGVLQALQDAVASNL, via the coding sequence ATGAAAATCACATCCGCAAAAAATCACGAGCTTGTCGCAGCGCATATGCTCAAGCAGATTCAAAACGGCGTCTGGAAGCCAAGCGAGCGCTTGCCTTCCGTGGTGGAGCTGGCGGAGTCGTACGGCGTTGGCCGCTCGACGATCCGCGAAGCGACAAGCGCGCTCAAGGCGACCGGCTGGCTGGATGTGCGACACGGCGGCGGCACCTTCGTCAAAGCCGTCCTCCCGAGCGATCCACGCTCCGGCGCCGATCAGCTTTTTCAAAGTGCAAATTCATTGGTGGAGCTGCTGGAGGTACGGCGTGTGCTGGAAAGCGGCGCGGTGCGGCTGACCGCCAATCGACGCAGCGCAGATGAGCTCCAGCGGCTGAGTACCATTCTTGCGCAGATGCGCGAAAGCCTATCTCATCAGGACACAGCTGCCGGGGAGCGCGCTGACACGGACTTTCACATGGCGATCGCTTCTGCCTCGGGCAATGCACTGCTCGCTAGCATGATGGAATCGCTGTCGGAACGATTTGAAGGCACCATTCGGCAGACGCGCGAGTTGCGTTTCTACCGGGAACAAGGCGTGGCGGAACGGCTGCTCGAAGAGCATGAGGGAATTTTCGAGGCGATTGAGCAGCGTAATGCCGAATTAGCCGAAGCCAGGCTCAGCCGTCATCTCGACGGCGTACTGCAAGCACTGCAGGATGCAGTGGCGAGTAATTTATAA
- a CDS encoding glyoxalase family protein, whose product MKPVTAGIHHITSFATDPQGIVDFYGGILGLRMVKKTINFDAPEVYHLYFGDEHGTPGTILTFFPHPGSRKGIIGGGQVGITTLSVPPGALAYWEERLAGFGVELQRSERFGETFLQFTDREGMRLEIVEREEGLLNTWGFAGIPADKAVKGFGGAVLLSTDSASTRRTLAETLGLKPDGEADGYARFRGDGELGNVIDIPLQDQERGTGGAGTVHHIAWRAKDFDEHEAWRQAAAGAGFQPTPVIDRQYFNAVYFREDGGILFEIATDPPGFTVDEPAEEMGSKLMLPSWYEPHRTEIEAGLLPIEVRKLKGANS is encoded by the coding sequence ATGAAACCAGTAACTGCCGGCATTCACCATATTACGTCTTTCGCGACGGATCCCCAGGGCATTGTAGATTTTTACGGAGGTATACTCGGTCTTCGGATGGTCAAAAAAACGATCAATTTCGATGCGCCAGAGGTGTATCATCTGTACTTCGGCGATGAGCATGGCACCCCGGGTACGATTCTTACCTTTTTCCCCCATCCCGGTTCCCGCAAAGGAATCATAGGCGGCGGCCAAGTTGGCATTACGACGTTGAGTGTGCCTCCTGGTGCGCTTGCTTACTGGGAAGAACGGCTTGCCGGTTTCGGGGTCGAGCTGCAACGGAGTGAACGCTTCGGAGAGACGTTCCTGCAGTTCACAGATCGCGAAGGCATGCGCCTTGAAATTGTAGAGCGCGAGGAGGGTCTGCTGAACACTTGGGGTTTTGCAGGCATTCCAGCTGACAAAGCCGTCAAAGGTTTCGGAGGAGCAGTGCTGCTGAGCACAGACTCCGCATCGACGCGCCGCACTTTGGCCGAAACGCTCGGACTGAAGCCTGACGGAGAAGCGGATGGTTACGCACGTTTCCGTGGAGACGGCGAGCTTGGCAATGTCATCGACATCCCGTTGCAGGATCAGGAGCGTGGCACCGGCGGTGCCGGAACTGTGCATCATATCGCATGGCGGGCCAAAGATTTCGACGAGCATGAGGCGTGGCGTCAAGCGGCAGCCGGGGCAGGCTTCCAGCCGACTCCGGTCATCGACCGGCAGTATTTCAATGCGGTATACTTCCGCGAAGATGGCGGCATCTTGTTCGAAATTGCTACAGACCCTCCGGGCTTTACAGTTGATGAGCCTGCTGAGGAGATGGGTTCCAAGCTGATGCTGCCATCCTGGTATGAGCCGCATCGCACTGAGATTGAAGCGGGACTGCTGCCGATCGAGGTACGTAAACTGAAGGGGGCTAACTCATGA
- a CDS encoding glycolate oxidase — protein sequence MLKRLRGIVGEKYMRDDMEARVTHSYDGTPMLQSLPDGVIYPQSTEQVVQIMKALTDHLVPVVGRGSGSNLCGGTVPVQGGIVMVMHRMNRILEVDLENLTATVQPGLITQDFTEYVESLGLFYPPDPSSMKISTIGGNISENSGGLRGLKYGTTKDYVLGLEAVMASGEIIRTGGKLVKDVAGYDLTKLLVGSEGTLAIITEATLKLVPPPIFKKTMLAMYRDLYGAARTVSRIIENKIIPATLEILDNPTIRVVDDFARLGLPRDMEAILLIEQDGDPAVVERDMEAIRAICMAERADRVEVAETREHAERLIAARRSAFTALARLRPTTILEDATVPRSRIADMVLRIREIADKYGVNIATFGHAGDGNLHPTATTDARDKEEIHRVEQAFEEIFEAAISMGGTITGEHGVGVVKAPFLEWKVGESGMVVMEGIKRVFDPHDLLNPGKMFAKKRRKRVVIQHG from the coding sequence TTGCTGAAGCGGCTGCGCGGCATCGTTGGGGAAAAGTACATGCGTGATGATATGGAGGCGAGAGTCACTCATTCCTATGACGGTACGCCGATGCTACAAAGCTTGCCGGACGGGGTTATTTATCCACAATCGACAGAGCAGGTAGTGCAAATTATGAAAGCGTTAACGGATCATTTGGTCCCGGTCGTGGGCCGAGGCTCCGGCTCTAATCTATGTGGCGGAACGGTGCCGGTGCAGGGCGGAATTGTCATGGTCATGCATCGCATGAACCGGATTTTAGAGGTGGATCTTGAGAATTTGACGGCAACGGTGCAGCCGGGGCTTATTACGCAGGATTTTACTGAGTATGTGGAGTCGTTGGGGCTCTTCTATCCGCCTGATCCCAGCAGTATGAAGATTTCCACGATCGGGGGCAATATCAGCGAGAATTCCGGCGGACTGCGCGGGTTGAAGTACGGGACGACGAAGGATTATGTACTTGGACTAGAGGCGGTGATGGCAAGCGGCGAGATTATCCGCACTGGCGGTAAGCTGGTGAAGGATGTGGCTGGTTACGATCTGACCAAGCTGCTGGTCGGTTCCGAGGGCACGCTGGCGATCATTACGGAAGCGACTTTGAAACTTGTTCCGCCCCCTATTTTCAAAAAAACGATGCTTGCCATGTACCGCGATCTATATGGAGCTGCCCGCACCGTATCCCGCATTATCGAAAATAAAATCATTCCGGCTACGCTCGAGATTCTCGACAATCCGACGATCCGCGTCGTGGATGACTTTGCTAGGCTCGGCTTGCCGCGTGATATGGAAGCGATTCTGCTTATAGAGCAGGATGGCGACCCTGCCGTCGTCGAACGGGACATGGAGGCAATCCGAGCGATCTGTATGGCGGAGAGGGCTGACCGGGTGGAGGTGGCGGAAACGCGAGAGCATGCCGAGCGGCTGATTGCCGCCCGCCGCAGTGCTTTTACGGCGCTTGCGCGGCTGCGGCCGACGACGATTTTGGAGGATGCGACGGTACCCCGTTCGCGCATCGCCGATATGGTGCTGCGTATCCGCGAGATCGCGGACAAATATGGGGTGAACATCGCGACCTTCGGCCATGCCGGGGACGGCAATCTGCATCCGACGGCGACGACCGACGCACGGGACAAGGAGGAGATTCACCGAGTGGAGCAGGCTTTTGAGGAAATTTTTGAGGCGGCGATTTCTATGGGCGGGACGATTACGGGCGAGCATGGCGTCGGCGTCGTGAAGGCTCCTTTTCTGGAATGGAAGGTTGGCGAGAGCGGCATGGTGGTGATGGAGGGAATCAAGCGGGTGTTCGATCCCCATGACCTGCTCAATCCGGGGAAAATGTTCGCCAAGAAGCGGCGCAAAAGGGTGGTGATCCAGCATGGCTGA